DNA sequence from the Deltaproteobacteria bacterium genome:
TCCTTGCCGGTCCAGCACGCCCTGTGGACCGGGGCGTGGCAGCAGCGCACGGGGGTTCTCTTTCGCGAAGAGGGGCTCGCGAAGCCCGTCGTGCCGTCGCTCGTCGAGGTGGTGCGTGCTGCGGGAGGCACGGCCATCGCGGTGGCCGAGGGGTACCGGCACCTAGTCGCCTCGTTCCCCTTCGCCCAGATCGTGGCGCCCGCCCGTCGGGGGGAGCTCTTCGCGCCGACGGTGATGCGACGCGAGGTGGCGCGCGCCTCTGCCTCCTCGGCCGCGCTCGTCTTCGTTCACCTGCTGGCGGTGGACCGCGCGGGGCACCTCCACGGGGGCGCGTCCCCGGAGTACCGATGGGCCGCGGAGGCCGCAGGCCGCGTGGTCGGTCAGGTCGCGGCTGCTCGACGGACCGGTGAGACGGTGGTCGTCCTCTCCGACCACGGCCACCTTGCAGAGGGGGGCCACGGAGGCCTCGAGCGCGAGGTGCGGTACGTGCGGGCCTGCGCGGTGGGAGCGGGGCTTCCGGCGGGCACCCGGCGCGCGGCGGCCATCCCCGAGCTCGCGACGCTCTTCGCCGGCCAGCTCGGCGTGCCTCCGCCCCCCTGTGCCGAGGGGCGCACGCGCGAGGCGCTGCTGGCCGGGGCTCCGGCGCCGCTCCCTCCCGCTCCACCCGAGCGGAGCGCCGCCGAGTGGGCGTGGCTCCTCGCGCCGCTGCTTCTCGTCGTGCCGTTTCGCCGCGGGCTGCGGGGGGTGAGACGCGCCGGTCTCGCCGCGCTTCTCGCGCTCCCCTGGAGCCTCGCTTGCGCGACGGGGACGGTCTGGCTCGTCTACGGTGCGCCCTCCCTCTCCCGGGCCTACGTCTACCCTGCGCTGCCCGGCAAGCTCCTGCTGGCGAGCCTGGTCGCGCTGCCCGTGCTCGGGTTGCAGCTCGTGGGGCTCGCGCGCCTCGGGCTTACGATCGCGCGTCGCGCGCTGCTGCTCGCGCTCTCCTCCCTCGCGCCGGGGCTCGCCCTGCTCTGCGCGTCGGGCGCTCCGTGGCGCACGCCGCCGCTCGACGCCGTCTGGACGCCGTGGGCCTCGACCGCGCTGGGGGTCGGGCTCGCGCTCCTCGGCGGGCTGGCCCTCTCGGCGCTCTGGCCCCTCAGCGAGGGCGGCGCACCGCGCTCAGGCGGTCGATGACGGGGAGCTGGTAGCTCCCCAGAAGTCGCGAGAGGGAGCGCGCGCGGTCGGGCAACGCGTCGACCAGGTTGCTCGTCTCTCCGAAGTCCGAGGCGAGGTCGTAGAGCTCGGCCAGCCCCTGGTCCCGCCAGACGAGCAGCTTCCAGGGCCAGACGATGATCCCGTGCTGCTTGACCTCGTTCAGCAGGAGCGGGCGCTCGAGCGAGCGGAGCTCGTTCTGCCGCAGGCCGAAGAGGTAGGGGAGCAGGCTGAGGCCGTGGGTCTCGCCGGAGGGGAGACCGCAGAGGTCGGCGAGCGACGGATAGAGGTCGGCGAGGCTGACGGGCACCGCGAGGCGGCGGCCGGGAAGGCCCGGTAGACGCATCCCGAGGGGAACGTGGATGAGCGGGTTGAAGAGCACGTCGCCGTGGTGGAGCGGCAGGCGGGGCGCCTGAGCCAGACCCTCGCCGTGGTCGCTGGCCAGCACGACGATGGTGCGGTCGTCGAGCCCGCGCCGCGAGAGCGCGTCGAGGAAGCGTCCGATCTCGCCGTCCACGTAGCGCAGCAGGCTGCGATAGAAAGGGAGGCCGCGTCGCGCCCGGTACGCCGCGGGGTCGGGGAGCGTGGCGGGGTCGATCTGATGGTGCTCGTGCACGTCGAAGAAGTGCAGCCAGAGGAAGAAGGGACCGCTGCGGTGCTGCTCGAGAAAGGAGATCCCGGCGTCTACCACCATGCCGGCGGTGGCCTGCGTCCCCACGTCGCGGCGGTAGGGGTCGTTCACCACCAGGTGGCGCTTCGTGAGCCCCCTCTGGAAGCGGATCTGGCGCCCCAGCCAGCGCTCCACCTCTCGCTGGTAGACGCCGTAGGTGCTGTAGCCGCCGCGCTGAAAGCGCTCGAAGAGGGTCGGGTGCCCGTCCCGGAAGGGGTCGAGCTGGCCCGTGAGCACGGTGGCCATGCCGATGTCGGTTCCTGCGCCAGTAGAGAAGGCGCGCTCGAACGACTGGGCCGACGCGAGGAGTCCGGTCAGCCGGGGGTAGCTGCGGCGCGCCTCGGCGGAGGGGCGGAGCACGTCGGCTCTCAGCGTGTCGACGAGCAGCAGGACCACGTTCATCCCCTTCGTGCGGTCCAGGTGCCGGCGGAAGTCGGGCTGCGCGCGCCACCCGGCGAGCCTCCGGCGGTACGCGGCGGGGTCCGTGACGCGGTCCGTGCGCGGCGGCGGGGGCGGGCGGCGAGCGTCCACGCCGTCGCAGTCCTCGTCGCGCCCGTTCTCGGGGAGGTCCTCGGCGAAGGGGTGCACCGAGGGGTCGTGGTTGTCGCAGTCCCGGTTGCCGAAGACGACGGAATGACCGTCGCGGTCCAGGTCGAGCAGACTCCGGTACGTGGCGACCAGGCGGGCGGCCACGTGCGTGCGCTCGGCGAAGAGCTGGCGCGCGCGGTGGGTGGGCAGCGCGTGGAGGGCGGCCCAGACGAAGGGGCCGAGCGACGCGACGAGCGCGGCGGGCGCGAGCCACCGCACGGCGGTGGGACGCAGCCGGGCAAAGAGCAGAAGGCCGCCGGCGAGCAGGCAGAGCGTGGTGAGGAGGAGCAGCACCCAGTGCAGGTATTCGTACTGGTTCGGGTAGAGGCGGCGGTCCGCGAGGCCGACGAGCAGGGCTGCGGCGAGCGGAGCCGTGGCGAGCGGGGCGAGAGGCCAGCGGGCGCGCTCGAGGCGGGGCGCGAGGGCCAGCGTCGCGCGCGCGCCGAGGAGCGTCGCGGCGAAGAGGAGCGTCGCGGCGAGGTAGGGCCCGTAGCTCGCCACCGGGCGCGCGGCGATACCGGTCCCGCGAAAGAGAGCGAAGCTGACGGGCAGGGTCACGGGGAGCGCCAGGAGCGCGAGGGTCAGCGCGCGTAGCCAGGGGGCGTGTCCGAGGCGAGTCAGCCAGGCGCCGAGCCGCAGCGCGACGGCCGCGAGCGCCGCGGTGAAGAAGATGGTAGCGAGCGCGACGGGAATGAGTCCGGCCCCCTCGCGGGTTGGGGAGGTCGCCAGGAAGAGCGCGTCGGCGAGCCCGAGGAGGAGGGCGGCGAAGAGCGCGCAGAGCTCGGGGAGGAGGGCGCTCGGTGGCGGCGCGGTGGCCGGGGCCGCGCGTCGGCCGAGGTCGGAGCGCATGGTCCGCGCAGGATAGCAGGAGCCCGATGGTCGTGGCGAGCGCGGCCGCTGCGGCTTCCATTGACACGGTGCCGCCGCGGCGTGCAACGATGAGGGCCACGTGGCGATCGTCAGAGAAAGCGAGTGTGGAAGCTGCGGCTTCGCGAATCCGGGCGGCCACCGCTATTGCGGCGCCTGCGGGGAGCTCCTCGCGGGGGTTGAGGCCGGGGCGGTCGACGGGCGGAGCGCGCGGCGCGGCGAGCTCCCCGACGAGATCCGCACGGTCAGCGTGGCCTTCGCCGACGTGGTGGACTTCACCAAGCTCAGCGCCCTGCACCGGCTCGAGACGATCAAGGCCCTGATGGACCAGATCTTCGAGCGCATCTATCAGGTGGTGGTGCAGCACGGCGGGACGGTGGACAAGTACATCGGCGACGGCGTGATGGCGCTCTTCGGGGCGCCGATCGCCTACGGTGACGACGCGGTGCGCGCGGTGCGTGCGGGGCTCGCGATGCAGCGGGCGATGGCGCAGCTCCGCGAGGAGCTCCAGGCCCGGGGACTGCCGGCGGTGTCGCTCCGGGTGGGGATCAACACGGGCTCGGTCATCGCGGGACCCGTGGGAGCGGGTCCGCCTCGCCGGTACACGGTGATGGGGCACACGGTGAACCTCGCCTCGCACCTGCAGGAGGAGGCGCCGATCCACGGGGTCTTGATCGGTGAGGGGACCTACCGGCGCGTGCGGGGACTTTTCGAGCTGCGGCAGCGGGGCTCGACGGCGACCTACGAGGTCGCCTCGGAGCGCCAGGGGGGGCTCTGGGTGCGTCCGCGCGAGGTGCTCGGCGCGGAGGCCGAGATGGTCGGTCGCCACGAGGAGCTCGCGTTCCTCGAGGAGCTGCTCGAGCGGAGCGTCACCGAGAGCCGCACCGAGCTGGTGCTCGTGACGGGTCCCGCGGGGGTCGGCAAGACGCGTCTGGCCTACGAGTTCCTGGCGCGGGTGGAGCAGCGCCGCCCCGAGGTGCTGTGCGCGGTGGGGACGGCGCACCCGCTGACGGTGGACGTCCCCTTCGGCGTGGCCGCCGACGCGCTGCGGAGCAAGCTGCACCTCGGGCCCGACGAGGACTCGGAGGCCGTGCGCGTCGCGTTGCGGAGCTTGCTCGCCGGCGTGGGGCGGGAGAGGCCCGCCGAGCTCGAGCTGCTCTCGCGCCTGCTCGGCGTGGATGACGCGGAGGAGCCGACGCTCACGGAGCGGCCGGCGGCCCGCCAGAGCACGGAGCTCTTGTTGTCGCTCGTGGATCGGCTGAGTCGCCTGCGGCCGCTCGTCCTCCTGGTGGAGAACCTGCAGTGGAGCGACGCGCCGAGCCTCGAGCTGGTGCGGACGATCCACCGTCGCCTGGCGGACCGGCCGCTGCTGATCGTGGCTTTGGCCCGTCCCGAGCTCCTCGTCGACCCGGTGGCGCTCGTCGACGGGCCACGGAGCAGCCGGCTCGAGGTCGGCCCCCTGTCGGATGCGGCGGTCGCGGAGCTCCTCGAACGCGTGGTGGGGCCCACGGCGGCCTGCGCCGAGCTCGTGCAGCTCGTGATGCGCCACGCGCAGGGGAACCCGTACCACGTCGAGGAGCTCCTCCGCACGCTCGAGGAGCGCAAGGTGCTGGTCCGGCGCCTCGAGAGCTGGGACCTGATGGATCTGCCCGAGGAGCTCGACCTCCCGCCGGGGATCGAGGCGGTGACCCAGGCGCGCCTCGACCACCTGCCACCGAGCCAGGCGCAGCTTCTCCGCCTGGCGGCGGCCGTCGGGCGCGTCTTCTGGGACGGGCTGCTGCGCGAGCTCGCGCCGGGGTGCTCGCCCCTCGACCTCTCGGCGCTCGTCCGCCGCGAGCTGGTCCTCCGGCAGCACGGCAGCCGCTTCCGCGGACAGCAGCAGTATCGCTTCCTGCACGAGCAGACCCGCGAGGTGGCGTATCGCATGATCCCCGAGCCCCAGCGCACGGCGCTGCACCGGCAGATCGCCGACTGGCTCTTGCGACAGGGAGAGAGCTCGCCCGAGGAGCTCGCGCTCGTCGGGCGGCACCTCGATCTGGGGGGCGACCGCGGGCGCGCGAGCGACTACCTGCGGCGCGCGGGCGACGCGGCCTACGGCGCGGCCGCGTACGTGGCGGCCGTGCAGCACTACGGTCGGGCGATCGAGCTATGCGAAGCGCCGGCCCGCCTCTTCGAGCTGCTGGCTCGCCGCGAACGCGTGCTGAACGCGCTGGGTCGCTGGGCCGAGCAGCGCACCGACGCCGAGCGCATGGTGGAGCTCGCCGAGGAGCTGGCCGACGCGGGGCGGCGCAGCGAGGCCCTGCTCCGCCTCGGGCGCGCGCTGTTGAACCTGGGCCTTCACGACGAGGCGAAGCGGGCCCTCGAGGGGGCCGCGGCGCTGGCGGCGGAGCGCGGGGACCCCGAGGCGCGCTGTCGCTCGTTGCGCTGGCTCGCCATGTACCACTTCAATCGCAGCGAGCATGCGCAGGCCCAGCCGCTCTTCGAGGAGGCCTTGCGCGTGGCCGAGGGCGCCGGGCTCGACGCGCTCTCCGCCGAGCTGGCCTACGAGCTCGGCGTCACCGTCGGCACGCTCGGAGACTACGTGCGGGCGCTCGAGGTGTCGCGACGCGCGCTCGAGGTCTTCCGTCGCCAGGGGAACCGCTACCAGGAGTCGTTCTGCCTCGGGAACCTGGGGTGCTTCCATCTCTACCTCGGCGAGTACGTCGAGGCGGCAGAGGCGCTCGCCGCGGCGGCTGAGCTCGGCCGCGAGCTGGAGCTGCCGCTCGCACGCGCCTCGGCGGAGGCGAACCTGGGCAACGTGCTGCGGCTCACCGACCGGTCCGAGGCGAGTCTCGCGCTCGAACGCCAGGCGGAGGCCGTGGCGCAGGAGATCGGGGACCTTCGGCTGGCCGTGGACGCGCAGATCTACGGGGCGCTCGCCGCGGCGGAGCTCGGGGGCGAGCAGCTCGCGGTGGCCGAGACGCTGGCGCGCCGGGCGCTCGAGAGCGTGGGTCAGGCCGAGATGCCCTCGGCGCGGGCCGCGGCGCTCATGGCCCTCGCGCGCGCGCTCGACCGCCAGGGAAGGCTCGCCGAGGCGCTGGAGGCCTCGGCGGACGCTGTGTCCGTGCTGGAGGCGGTGGGCGCCGTGGAGGGTTTCGAGACCGAGATCCGGCTCGTGCACGGAGTGCTCTGTCGGCGGGCGGGTCGGGAGGAGGAGGCGCGGCGCACGCTGGCACGCGCCCGACAGGAGCTGCTGCAGAAGGCCGAGCGCATCGGCGGCGTAGAGCGCAGGCGGCACTTCCTCGAGCGCGTGGCGGCCAACGTGGCGGTCCTGGCCGAGACGCCGTCGTAGGGGGCGACGCGCGCTACGCGCGGGGGCGGGCTGCTGCGTGTGGCTCGACCCGCGGACGCTTCATCGACAGGTCCTGCCGCTGAAGCCACGCCCCGATCGCGGCGTTCGTCTCGCGGGGCAGGGTGTGCGGGCAGCAATGACCGCCCCCCTCGATCACGACCCGTTCCGCCCCCGGGATGCGTCGCCGCAGCTCGTCCGCGGTATCGGAGAGGACGACCCGGTCCTCGCTCCCCGAGAGAACCAGGGTCGGCGCGCGGATCTGTCCGAGGCGCTCGGTGTGGCGCACCTTGAGGCCGGCGATCAGGCGGTCGGCGTACGCCGCCGCGCCACAGGCCGTGCCGTAGTCCAGGATGTGGTCGGCCAGCGCCGCGTTGCCCGGAGAGGGGTCCATCACGAAGCCGCGATGGCGTCCCACCCAGTCGAGGGCGCGCTTGCGTTGCGCCCGCGTGAGGCCCGGTGCCAGGACCGCGCCGAAGTGGGCGAGCGTCGCCAGGGTGAAGAGATTGACGCCGAAGCCCCCGGGCCGCGGGCGATCGAGCGTGTTGCAGAGCACGAGCGCGGCCACCCGGTCGGGGTGGGCCAGCGCCAGGTGCTGCACGACCACGCCGCCGAACGACTCGCCCACGAGGACCGCGCGCTCGAGCGCGAGCTCGTCCATCAGCGAGAGGACCTCCGCGGCGTAGTCGGCGACGGTGCTCGCGAGGCTCGGGGAGCGCCGGGCGAGGTCGCAGGCGATGGCCCGATACTGCCCGCCGAGCTCCTCGAGCTGGTAGCGCCAGAACCAGCGCGAGCCCTCCATCCCCGGCACCATGAGCAGCGGGAGGCCCGCCCCGGCTTCGACGTAGCGCGGTTGATTCGAGATCGGACGTTTCATGGACGCCTCCGGAGCCGCAGCGGCGGACGCAGTAGCAGGATGCCGAGCAGGACGAGCCACCAGGTTCCCTGGCTCCCGTCGGGAGCGCCGACCGCGCACCCTCCGCTCGAGGGGGCCTCGGGGCTTGTTCCTGGCGCGACGGCGGGGTGGTCCACGAGGCCGAGGGGGGCCGCAGCCTGGGAGACGTTGCCGGCGCGGTCCCGCACGCGTACCTCCACCGGCGTACCGGGCGCGACCTCGAGCGACGCGCGGGCCCCGAACGGGGAGAAGGTTCCTCCGCCCACGCGGAAGCTGTACTCGAGGGCGGCAGCCGGGCTGACCTCGTCCCGCCCCGACGCGCGGACGCCCGTCGCGGTGCGCTCGAGCGCGACCTTTGGCGCCACGGTGTCGATCTGGAGCTCCACCGCCACGGGGGTCAGGTCCGCCGTGAACGGCCGGCCGACGAGCCGGGCCACGACCTCCACACGGTGGCGCCCCTGCAACCAGAAGGCCGGGTCCTCGACCTCGAGGCGGCTACTCTGCACGAAGGGGCGAAAGAAGCCGCCGTCCACGCGATAGGTCCACTCGACGGGCCCCTCGGCGCCGGCCGGCCTCCGTGCGCCGAGGCGCAGAATCGCCGTCGGGGGGCGGTCGGTGCCTCGTCGTTCGGCGACGGAGAAGGCGCGGGTCTCGGGGAGGAGGACCTCTTCCAGCGCGACCTCCGTCTCGAGGCGCGGCGCGGGCGCGCTGGCCGTGGTCCCCCCGGTCACGACCTTGAGGAGACTGAGCTTGCCGAAGATGGAGAGGACCTGCTGCGCGTCGGTGGAGGTGATCGACCCCTCGTCGAGGAGGAGCGAGATCCCCTGCACCTCGGGGAGCTTGATCGGGTCGAACCCCGAGGCGAGGAAGTTCGCTGCGAGGCTCACCACCGTCGGGAAGAGCTTGGCGAGCTGCCCGGGGCTCTCCGAGACGAGCTCGCTGTTCTCGATCTGGATGTTCGTGAACGCCTTGGTCAGATCCCCGAGCACCGGCTGCAGCGCGCCGTTCGCGTCCACCGTGAGGAGGACGGGGACCGTCAGGTCGCCGAGCACGGTGAAGATCCGCACCGGGCGATCTTCGAGCAGCGCGTAGATGTCGAGGCCGAACTCCTTCGCCGTGATGGTGAGCAGCGGGTCGTCGATCACGGTCTTGCCGGTCGGGTCCTTGTGGCTCGTCCCCTTGCCGAGCGAGACGGTGGGCGGCTGGCGCGGACGCACCGCGAGCACCATCGGGACGCTCTTGCCGGCGGTGAGGGCGGCCAGCGACGGGACCAGCAGGCCGAAGAGGTCGCTCGTGAGCTGCTCGACGCTCTTCGTCCCCACGTCCAGACAGAGGGTGCCGCTGTCGAAGACCGCGTAGGCCGCCTGGATCAGGGACTGCTGGTGGACGCCGATCCCCACGTCGAAGTCCTTGCCGTCGGGGCGTACGTTGCCGCGGAAGGTCGTCGAGCGCGGGATGGTCGGCTTCGGGGGGGCCGCGCACTTCGCGCCGGGTCCTTCGCACCGGGGGACGCAGGGGTTGTGCGTGGGAGCGCGGAAGCCGCCCAGCACGCCGAGGGAGAGCCCCCCTTGCTCGGCCTCGCTGTAGCCGCCGCCCCAGAGGAGGAAGTCGAGCTGGCCGCTCGTCGCGGGCGAGAAGCGGGCGAGGAAGCTCGCCAGGTCCACGCGCCCCTCCTGCCCCTTCGGGAGCCCCGAGAGGAGGCCGTCCACCGCTTTCTCGATGGTGCCCTTCAGCTGCGTCTCGATGGAGCCGCGGAAGAGCGGACAGAGCCAGTCCGCCACCGTGCAGTACCAGGCGCCCGTGATCTCGATGTCGCCGCACTGGAAGTCCCGGATCTCGGAGCTGGTGCGCGTGATGTTCAGCTTGTAGCCGTCCATGAACTGCGTGGAGAACTGCACGTTCGCCGCGAGCGTCACGGCGGGCGGGTCGCTCTTGGCCGAGTCCAGGGTCACGTCGCAGGTGAACCAGGTCAGGACCTTCTTCTCGTATTGGATCTTGTTGGTCTTGATCCTGGCCTGGATCGCCAGGTCCAGGTTGTGCGGGGCCGAGGGCGTGAGAGAAACCTTGTCCAGGGTGGCCGTGGCCGTGCACTTCGCGCCGCCGCAGCAGAGCTTCTGATCGTCCGAGGTGCAGCCGGTGGGCGGGATGTCGAAGGAGAGGCCGCCGGGGACCAGCTTGGTCAGGAGCGTGTTGAAGTTGCTCTCGACGAAGCGGAGCGCCGTGGGAGTGACTCTGACCTGCATGGCGTTGTCGAAGCGCGCGGCGTGCGGAAAGCCGCCCGGGATGGGCTGCGTGCTGCACCCCTGGCAGCCCGAGGACCCGCAGGCGGCTGCCGTGGCGAGCACGGCGATTCCCCCTGCCAGACGCCAGAGGAGGCGCGACCGGACCGACGGCGGCATGGATACTCCTTAGTACTGGGTCGAAAGAGCGCCCCGTGGCGGCGGGACGAGTTTGAGCATAGCGAGCGGCGGGCGCGCCGTCTACGGGGCTTTACCCTCGTCGAGGGCCCGTGTTAAGTCGCTCCGCTGTGATTCTCGGCCGATACATCTGGCTCGCGGCCCAGGCCGGGCTCGGCAGCGGGCTCGTGGCCGCCGCGCTGGAGCTGACGGCGCTGTCGGCTGCCGACCGCACCGGCAAGATGGCCCTGGCCTCGGCCGGGCTCATCCTCCCCGCGTTCGCGCTCCTGGGCGCCCTCATGGGTGCCCTCTTCGGTCTGCTGCACCAGGCCGCCGCTCGGCTGGCGCGGCGCCTCGGGAGCCTCCGGACCCACGGGTACACGGCGGCGTTCGCGGCGGGGCTGGCGATCGCCCCGCTCGCGTGGCTGCTCTCGCGCCTCGCCGCCGGGCGGCAGGCTGCGCGGCTGCTCGGGCCCTGGTGGGTCAAGGCCCTCCTCGTGGCCGTGGCGGCGTGTGCGGTGTTCGCGGCGGTCTGGGCGGCGCAGAAGGTCGCCCGGTGGCTCGTGCGCGACCGAAGACGGTGGCCCTCCGCCGGCCTGGCCCTGCTCCTCTTCGGCCTCGGGGCGGCGCTCTTCTGGATCGACGCCACGGCGTATCGACGCCTTTACGGCTACCTGCACGCGGCGCTGCTCCTCGGCTACGCCGCGGCGGGGACGCTCGGGGCGCTCCTCCTCGGGCACGCCCTCTCGCTCTCCGCGCGGGGGTCGCGGCGCGTCCGGCTCGTCGCGCTCGGCGTCGTGGTGGCGCTCGTCGGCGGAGGCCTCGTGGGGGCGCGGCGCAAGATCAACACCGACCCCGGCCTGCGCTTCGCCGCGGTGGAGCTCACGACGGTCTCGGTGCAGCTCCTGTCCCTCTGGCCCCCGCAGAGCGACGCGGAGCCGCCGGTTTTCCTCGACGCCCCTCTGGCTGGACGCAAGGTCGCGCGGGAGACCTTCCGCGTGCCGGGGGCCCACGTGGTGCTCGTCTCCATCGACGCGCTCCGCCCCGACCACCTCGGCGCGTACGGCTACGCTCGCCGCACCAGCCCGAACATCGACGCGCTCGCCGCGCGCTC
Encoded proteins:
- a CDS encoding alpha/beta hydrolase, which produces MKRPISNQPRYVEAGAGLPLLMVPGMEGSRWFWRYQLEELGGQYRAIACDLARRSPSLASTVADYAAEVLSLMDELALERAVLVGESFGGVVVQHLALAHPDRVAALVLCNTLDRPRPGGFGVNLFTLATLAHFGAVLAPGLTRAQRKRALDWVGRHRGFVMDPSPGNAALADHILDYGTACGAAAYADRLIAGLKVRHTERLGQIRAPTLVLSGSEDRVVLSDTADELRRRIPGAERVVIEGGGHCCPHTLPRETNAAIGAWLQRQDLSMKRPRVEPHAAARPRA
- a CDS encoding AAA family ATPase, encoding MAIVRESECGSCGFANPGGHRYCGACGELLAGVEAGAVDGRSARRGELPDEIRTVSVAFADVVDFTKLSALHRLETIKALMDQIFERIYQVVVQHGGTVDKYIGDGVMALFGAPIAYGDDAVRAVRAGLAMQRAMAQLREELQARGLPAVSLRVGINTGSVIAGPVGAGPPRRYTVMGHTVNLASHLQEEAPIHGVLIGEGTYRRVRGLFELRQRGSTATYEVASERQGGLWVRPREVLGAEAEMVGRHEELAFLEELLERSVTESRTELVLVTGPAGVGKTRLAYEFLARVEQRRPEVLCAVGTAHPLTVDVPFGVAADALRSKLHLGPDEDSEAVRVALRSLLAGVGRERPAELELLSRLLGVDDAEEPTLTERPAARQSTELLLSLVDRLSRLRPLVLLVENLQWSDAPSLELVRTIHRRLADRPLLIVALARPELLVDPVALVDGPRSSRLEVGPLSDAAVAELLERVVGPTAACAELVQLVMRHAQGNPYHVEELLRTLEERKVLVRRLESWDLMDLPEELDLPPGIEAVTQARLDHLPPSQAQLLRLAAAVGRVFWDGLLRELAPGCSPLDLSALVRRELVLRQHGSRFRGQQQYRFLHEQTREVAYRMIPEPQRTALHRQIADWLLRQGESSPEELALVGRHLDLGGDRGRASDYLRRAGDAAYGAAAYVAAVQHYGRAIELCEAPARLFELLARRERVLNALGRWAEQRTDAERMVELAEELADAGRRSEALLRLGRALLNLGLHDEAKRALEGAAALAAERGDPEARCRSLRWLAMYHFNRSEHAQAQPLFEEALRVAEGAGLDALSAELAYELGVTVGTLGDYVRALEVSRRALEVFRRQGNRYQESFCLGNLGCFHLYLGEYVEAAEALAAAAELGRELELPLARASAEANLGNVLRLTDRSEASLALERQAEAVAQEIGDLRLAVDAQIYGALAAAELGGEQLAVAETLARRALESVGQAEMPSARAAALMALARALDRQGRLAEALEASADAVSVLEAVGAVEGFETEIRLVHGVLCRRAGREEEARRTLARARQELLQKAERIGGVERRRHFLERVAANVAVLAETPS
- a CDS encoding alkaline phosphatase family protein, which translates into the protein MTPESAPSPFPSTRRWWGSVRVALALLALAGGVYWMRRLYVRSWFRDGPPRVVSCRSVDPATPPALLGRLRVVLVDGLSLAAADALPELRSLCDRGLSLDLDVGFPSISLPVQHALWTGAWQQRTGVLFREEGLAKPVVPSLVEVVRAAGGTAIAVAEGYRHLVASFPFAQIVAPARRGELFAPTVMRREVARASASSAALVFVHLLAVDRAGHLHGGASPEYRWAAEAAGRVVGQVAAARRTGETVVVLSDHGHLAEGGHGGLEREVRYVRACAVGAGLPAGTRRAAAIPELATLFAGQLGVPPPPCAEGRTREALLAGAPAPLPPAPPERSAAEWAWLLAPLLLVVPFRRGLRGVRRAGLAALLALPWSLACATGTVWLVYGAPSLSRAYVYPALPGKLLLASLVALPVLGLQLVGLARLGLTIARRALLLALSSLAPGLALLCASGAPWRTPPLDAVWTPWASTALGVGLALLGGLALSALWPLSEGGAPRSGGR
- a CDS encoding sulfatase-like hydrolase/transferase, whose product is MRSDLGRRAAPATAPPPSALLPELCALFAALLLGLADALFLATSPTREGAGLIPVALATIFFTAALAAVALRLGAWLTRLGHAPWLRALTLALLALPVTLPVSFALFRGTGIAARPVASYGPYLAATLLFAATLLGARATLALAPRLERARWPLAPLATAPLAAALLVGLADRRLYPNQYEYLHWVLLLLTTLCLLAGGLLLFARLRPTAVRWLAPAALVASLGPFVWAALHALPTHRARQLFAERTHVAARLVATYRSLLDLDRDGHSVVFGNRDCDNHDPSVHPFAEDLPENGRDEDCDGVDARRPPPPPRTDRVTDPAAYRRRLAGWRAQPDFRRHLDRTKGMNVVLLLVDTLRADVLRPSAEARRSYPRLTGLLASAQSFERAFSTGAGTDIGMATVLTGQLDPFRDGHPTLFERFQRGGYSTYGVYQREVERWLGRQIRFQRGLTKRHLVVNDPYRRDVGTQATAGMVVDAGISFLEQHRSGPFFLWLHFFDVHEHHQIDPATLPDPAAYRARRGLPFYRSLLRYVDGEIGRFLDALSRRGLDDRTIVVLASDHGEGLAQAPRLPLHHGDVLFNPLIHVPLGMRLPGLPGRRLAVPVSLADLYPSLADLCGLPSGETHGLSLLPYLFGLRQNELRSLERPLLLNEVKQHGIIVWPWKLLVWRDQGLAELYDLASDFGETSNLVDALPDRARSLSRLLGSYQLPVIDRLSAVRRPR